DNA sequence from the Callospermophilus lateralis isolate mCalLat2 chromosome 2, mCalLat2.hap1, whole genome shotgun sequence genome:
CCAGGAAGGCAGAGTTTCAGAGATTCTCTTTTACTTTTTCACTCGGTTGTGTCATATTTATTTACTAACCCTAGTCCAGATTATTAACCCCTTTGCTCTCTTCTGTAAAGCAGCAAGAAAGGTCATCTCCCAGCTCTACTCTTCACTTGATTGATCTGTGAGAAGCTCTTGCCCTTTGCTCATGGAAAAATTCtgaatattttctgaaaaaagtgattttttaattttaattttttgtagttgtagatgaactgcatgcctttatcttatttgtatatggtgctaaggattgaatccagtgcctcacacatgctaggcaagtgctctgccactgagctataaaccCAACCCCAAAAGTGGTTTTTGTATGAGCCTTTATAGGTTAAATGAATTGATGGTGTGGAGCCCATAGACAGGGTTGCTTGCATATCCAGGAATGGTAGAATAGTGCTCAAAAGACCACGGACTCAGTGACCTGACATGATGTCATCATGTAATCTTGGTGCCCAATGTTGGTCAAGGAAATATACACAAACTTGTCTGAATTTGTCTATGTATCATTTGAATCTAGTGATTTGGCTCcaaatattattaatattgtgTCAAGTCTCTTCCACTGTGTCATTTGTAGACACCATCTGGGAATTGCCATCTGGGACATGGGATCTTGGCTTTCCTACAGAAGTCGTGTCTTCAGGTTGGCCACACCATATGTTATCACTGTGTGAACTGAAAGTAACCATTTGGTATGATATAGCTAACATTCTGGTTACATGTACCACTTCCCTTTAGTCACACTAAAGGTGACAATTTGTATTTAATGTGATTCATTTAAGTTTTCTTCTCTGGTTTTCCTTTATGATTTATGCAGCCTCCTTTGGAAAGTCTGGCGACTGTGGAAGAAACTGTTGTTCGAGACAAGGCTGTGGAGTCCCTGAGGCAGATCTCCCAGGAGCATACTCCTGTTGCTCTGGAAGCTCATTTTGTACCTCTGGTGAAACGCCTAGCAAGTGGGGATTGGTTTACTTCTCGAACATCTGCTTGTGGTTTGTTCAGCGTTTGCTATCCCAGGGCTTCAAATGTTGTCAAGGCGGAAATTAGACAGTAAGATATAACATTTTTTAGAAAAACATTTGGGGCTCTTGGGGACACATGGCTGACAACTTACACAGTACTCTGTTACCAGTGAGTTGCCAATATCAGGATAGTAGAAATGATGGCATCATTTTTATCATCAAGTTGAATGTatagtgtttttattttgttacttCTATGAGTAGGAACCTAATTACTGATATTTGTGAAGTAAAACCTTTAAAATGTCTGTTTGGGGGCATATTTAATTGAGAGTATATGGTAGAAAATACTTTCATTATTTTATGCTGCAGGCACTTCCGTTCCTTGTGCTCAGATGACACACCAATGGTACGACGAGCTGCTGCTTCCAAATTGGGTGAATTTGCGAAAGTTTTGGAATTAGACAGTGTGAAAACTGAAATTGTTCCATTGTTCACTAATCTAGCTTCAGATGAACAGGTAACATTAACTCTTTAGAATTTAAGGAACACAGATATGTTCCTCTCCTCTAACATCTTAAAATTTCTTTTCAGTAGTTTTGATTCTTACGTTAGGATTCTTTTTTGCAAAGTTAATACTTAATTCTGTCCTTAATCCTAGCTTATCTGAGTGTCCTTATGTTTCTTCTTAACCAGACCATAATTTTTCTCTCTTGTATTGGTAGCTGTTAAAGGAAGGAGGTGGCAAAGTGGAAAGGGGAGTCCTAATTAGAAAAGAAGACCAAAACTGTATCAAGGGATAATATGCCTTTGGAAATTGGCTGTATTGTAAGATAGGGGAATAAAGTTTCCTGGAATTTTGACTTTAAGATAAATAAGCATAGAATGTGCTATTTGATTTTTCACTAGTATATGATATTGCTTTACATAATAGCAATTTTAAATCCAAGGATCTAGATTTCATTGTAGTagaaatagtaataaaaatagcaAACACCTAAATAAAGTACTTAATATAGTTACAGTTGCCATTTTGTATGGGAGCAAGAGATGATGGCTGTGAACTCAGGTGGTAATAGTCAAGATGGAGAGGATCTCCATATAAGGTTTGGAGGTGGACACGCTATTTTAATACTGTTGCATTGGATGAAGGGAAGAAGAATCAAGATGTTCTAGATGGTGGTGTCATTGCTAAGATGGAGAAGTGTCTGGAAGGAGAAATAGGTGTAGAGGAGGAAATCAGAAGTTCTGGAAGAGAAGTGATTAACAGATTAACAAATATTTGTGCACATATATTTTAATAGATGACAGTGGTTCCTTAATTTAGCATCATTTTCAAATTCAAAAATGCCTCCATAATAATGACCAAGAAtagttctgcttttttttttttttaactgttttacTCATTCTTATAGAAAAATGACTGTGTTTTAGACATACAGTCAGTTATTTTTgatctacagtttttttttttttttaaatggggattAAGccaaggggtgctttaccactgagctacatccccagtccttttttactttttatttatttatttatttttttgagacagggtctcagtaagttcctTAAGACCTtaataagttgctgaagctggcctcgaatttacaatctttctgcctcagcctcttgaattgCTAGGATTATAGACATGCGCCACCACGCCCTTCTTTgagtttttatttacttatttatttatgtatctttagttttaggtggacacattattttgtttttatgtggtgctgagtattgaacccagtgcctcacgcatgccaggcgcacactccaccccagcccctctaatTGAGTTTTAATTGTATATTTCCACTTGCTCAGAGAACAGACGTGTCATGTTCACATTTGGCATTTACATTGGAAAACCGAGTTCATTAATCCCATACCTTTCTAATATTTTCTGCTGTGTCTTTCTAGACATGGTTACCTCCCAGCTGAGTCTGTCTTTGATTCTCAACATTTAAATTCCActgggtgctgtggcacatgcctgtaatcccagtgtgttgggaggctgagataggaggatcttgagttcatagCTAGTctcggctgagataggaggatcttgagttcatagctagtctcagcaacttagtgagatgctgtttcaaaataaaacataaaaaagggctggggatgtggctcagtggttaagcacccctggattcaatccctggtactaaaaaactaaaaccaaacaaaaaaacatataaaatCCATTCTTTTTGGTACTAACTTCATTTGTTCTGTATATTTCTTTCCAAATCACAATCTCATGCCTAAATATTTCTTATTGCCATTTCAAACTGAATATTTGAAAATTGAACTTCCTAAGTGATTTCTGTTATAAGTTATGCaagtgtaattttcatttttagacatctttaaaatattttttccacttaatatttacattttattttctttaataaaaactATTCCAGCATAGGTAATTTTCTTTTCACTTTAGAATAaagtcatttctatttttatgtcttttacatgttttatttattttagttgcttatttttctttttttaaaatacagcaGCACTGCCTCACACCACAACTAGTGCTCTGTGGCTCTTGGTGTACTAATAGAAAATTTTTGTTACTTTAGGATTCAGTGCGCCTCCTAGCTGTGGAAGCTTGTGTTAGTATTGCCCAGTTATTGTCTCAGGATGACCTTGAGGCCTTGGTAATGCCTACACTTCGACAAGCAGCAGAAGATAAATCCTGGCGAGTGCGCTATATGGTAGCCGACaaattttcagaggtaaaatgactaGACTAGCATTtttaagtattaaaaaataaaagaaaaaaactcacAGGTTTGCTGTTACATAAAAAGTTTGTGAATTAATTCTTTTGAATGGATAGTGTGACAAAAGTATATTCTTGAACATTGCACTGTCTTGTTCCTATTCATTATTTTGTTGGTATATTAAAATCAGTAAAAATTCTTTTATAGCTCCAGAAAGCAGTGGGTCCCAAAATCACCTTAAATGACCTCATCCCCGCCTTTCAGAACCTACTTAAAGACTGTGAAGCTGAAGTCCGAGCAGCTGCTGCCCACAAAGTAAAAGGTTAAGGAATTTAATTTGTGTTGCAACATGTGTTATGTATTATTCATTTTAGTGCTTTTTTTAATGCCTGTGAATATACATATTTTTGATTTTAGAATAGGTTTCAAATAGAGATGATTCATTGTGTGAAAATGTCATATTGTCATATAAAgttgcttttttatattttaagccaAACAATCATTTTGTCTTGTTTCTATAAAAATGCACTTAAAGATTAGGTTTGTGTgtgatacataatggcataaagaTGATAGACAACCTGCATTTAAAATAAGAGTCATTTGCTGTGATTTGATTGAACTTGCAACTGTTAAATTTCATCATTTGACTATAAAAGGTTCTATGAaagcattatttttttctatttctcttttagaACTTTGTGAGAACTTACCCATTGAAGGTAGAGAGACCATAATTATGAATCAAGTTCTACCCTATATAAAGGTACTTATAATGTCAGtttattttgtttcactctgCCCTATATGAAGTTAAATTAAACCTTacttcaattttgtttttcttttgccttAAAGCTCTTGGAGTTTAAAAGGTGGGTAAGGGATGAATGGGCAGATCTGTTAATTTATGATATTATTTATCACTTGTCTTTATttactataattttaaaatactgtttggtaCTTAGAGCATTTTAGTTGGGTCTCTTGCTTAACAGATGATCTGAGAAAATGTCAACTAATTAATCTATGTTGAAATAATGTTGTCTTTAAAATTCTGGGGAATTGGTATGGAGGTTCTGTTGTCTTGCATAAAAGActtaattttgattttattttaggaATTAGTATCTGATACCAATCAACATGTTAAATCAGCTCTAGCTTCTGTAATTATGGGATTGTCTACCATTTTGGGCAAAGAAAATACAATTGAACATCTTCTACCTCTTTTTTTAGCTCAGTTAAAGGATGAGGTGAGTCTGGCTATAAATTTTCTTGCTTCTTATAGACATTAATAGGATGTGATTTTGGcattgggtttcacgaaaataggAACCAAactatggatttttttttgtgtgtgtgtggttctagGGATTGCACCcacggccttgtgcatgtgaaacTATGGAaactttttataaatttttttttttttttttttttttttgcagtactagagattgaattcaggggcacatcAAGATACACCtcaggtcctttttattttttattttgagacagtcttgctaagtttcccagtggtttttttttttttttttaatatttgtttagtagttgatggaactttatttatctatttatatgtggtgctgagaattgaacccagtgcctcacacatgtgaggcaagtgctttaccattgggTAATAGCCCCAGTCCCCCAGTCTAGTTTTGAACTTGGCTATCCTCCTATCTTagtctcctgagtagttgggagtATAGGTGTCCATCATAGAGCCTGGCTATATAACTTATTTTAAAGCTGTTGGGATCTGGGGTTACAGATTATTCAGGAAATGGGGACAGGGATCTCTTAAAATGGTTTCTTTAAGTTAATATATCTttgatttaaaatgttttatttaattttacagTATCAGAAATTATAACGATAACTAACATTTATTAAGTAATTAATATGTGCCAGGTATGATCCTGTTTTATTACATGTAATCCTCACAGTATTATGAGATTAttataatcctttttttttagagagagagagagagagaattttttaatatttattttttagtttttggcagacacaacatctttgtttgtatgtggtgctgaggattgaacctgggctgcacgcatgccaggcgagtgcgctaccgcttgagccacatccccagccctattataaTCTTAATAATATTCCTATTTTATAGAGGAAACTGAGGGCCAGAGATCTTAAAATAACTTGCCTCAGGTTTTTCAGCAATGGCAGATCTGAGATttgaatatatttaatttaattctaGAACCTATATTCTTTATCATTTTATGGATTTTTCATAGAAAGTTCTGGTTCAGATCAGTTGCATTTATGTGTCTTGAATTATTTGTGTACTCAGTATTTAGTATTTCTTTTCAGTCTATCCCCCACACTCCTCATGATATTGGGGATGAAGCCAATGGCCTTattcatggtaggcaagtgctttgctacTGAGCTATGACTTTACCcctatacatttttttcatttgattcagtactttataattttaaaatttgctttagTAGTTTTTACATTATGACAGTAGAACTTAAGAAAGAAGACTTAATGTTTATATGTGGTTTTTGGGGACTTATGTATTTATGTAGTGTCCTGAAGTTCGTTTGAATATCATTTCCAATTTGGATTGTGTAAATGAAGTGATTGGAATCCGTCAGCTCTCTCAGTCTCTTCTTCCTGCCATAGTGGAACTGGCTGAAGATGCCAAGTGGCGGGTCCGGTTGGCCATCATTGAGTATATGCCACTGCTGGCAGGCCAGCTGGTGAGTATATGTGCTTCATGAACCAGATGGTAGCATTAAATAATAGAGATTAACTATGGCAAGTAGAAGGCCCTAAAGGCCTATCCGATTCTGTTCATTTAGATACATGAGAGTGTAATCTGGTTCTTGTTGCTTATAGGATGttcttttgttttcattattGTATTAGCTTCTAATATAAAAGGTATTATAGAAACACATTTCACTTTGCTGCTATCTAAAAGCAAAGCTATAGAAGGATATAATAAATTTCTTGGTGTATATACAAATTTTGTCATATTTAATACCTGTATGACATAAGGACTAATgaacagaaaagaaaagggaaatgtgATTTCAAGATAAGTCAGCTTGACTTTTTGTTCAAGGCAGCTTCCCTGTTTGTCTATATACCAATAAAAATACCCCTAAGAACCACTTTTCTGTTCTGATTAAAGGGAGCTAAGGAATCACCACCACATAGAAAAGTTTGTGATGCTAGTTATTTTGGCCAAAGCCTATATTATCATATTATCTGTTTTTGCAATCTGATATTACTGTAATCAAAATGTCAAAGCTGGACTTTATAGCCATattgctttttttcttcttcagtagGTGCTCTAGACAATTCTAAGTTTGATATAATCTTACTTGTGTTGGTAGCATTTATTATAGTGTATTATAACTAGTAAAATCTAGTTGAGGAGAAAATGATCTATTTTATTTTAGGGCAGGGGCTCTGTTTGGTGCTTCATTTTTAGTGGCTGCTGTAGTGCTTGTAATTCATTAGGCTCTTAACATTTGTCGACTGTTGAATAAGTAAGCTTgagaaaactcatgatatatgtcCCTGTTCTGCTGACATTAAACCAGTTTATACTTCCCCAGTCCTATTTCCATTATTTTCAGATCCCAATGTATGGGGTTTATTCTTTTCTTAGACCACTGAATTTGTATTGCTGATTTTGGTACATGTAGTTTATGAACCTGCATCTTGTTTTATAAAATTTGAAGTGTCCCTCTTCTGATTGGATGACAAAGATATCagcatatctttttttaaaaatttgttctaattagttgtacatggcagtagaatgcaaattttgacacaccatatataaatggagtacaacttctcactattctagttgtacatgatgtagaatcacactggtcctgtaatcatatatgtacatagggtaatgtctgattcatcttattatccttcctattcccatttcccctcccctcccttcactcctctcTGTCTTATCCAAAGTACCTCAATTCTTCCGTAGTCCCCACCCCCTTATTgaattagtatccacatatcagagaaaacatttggcctttgttttgggggattggcttattttacttagcacaatattctccagctccatccatttacctgcaaatgccataattgcattcttatttaaggctgagtaatattccattgtgtatatataccacattttctgtatccatttatctgttgaagggcatctaggttggttccatagtttggctattgtgaattgagctgctataaacattgatgtggctatgtcactgtagtaatcagcatatctttttaaaaaattttatggctgggcacggtggcacatgccacccagtggctcaggagactgaggcaggaggatagcagttcagagagccagcctcagcaaaagtgaggtgctaaacaactcagtgagaccctatctctaaataaaatacaaaataggactggggatgtggctcagtggttgaatgcccccgagttcaatacctggtacccatattaaaaaaaaaattattttggtactggggattgaacccaggggtgctttgccactgagttccatcctcagtcctttttattttgttgagagagggtcctgctaagttgcttagggtctccctaaattgctgaggttggcctcaaatttgcaatcctcctgcctaagcaggagttgctgggattacaggtatgtggcaCTGTGCCCAGCACATGTCAGCATATCTGATAGGGTGAGATACTTCCGTCACCCTTTTCCACTTTTACTTCCAAATGCTGAGGGGCAGAGTTTTCTGTTCTTTGCTGGTGACTGTCATGGGTCATTCTCCAGGGTGGAAAGCAGCTAATGGGTTTGCTGAAAACTGAAGGAAGAAGGTTGAATTTTAGTGCCATTTCTTTAAACCCCTGCTTCCCCTAGACCTGCAGTCTCTAAGGGCTGCTAgctgtacagaacagtatagaagTAAGACTAATGATGCCTGTCTGGCAGAGTGACATACGTCAGTCAGTCATGGATGTTTTGTTTAACAATTTCAATCTTGTGTTATTATGTATATTggccttaatttttctttttgtgtaaagatttttaaaaatcatttagtcaATTCATAAAATTCTCTCAAGACTGTATACATAGTCCGGCTTATAGACCATAGTGAGTAAATATAAAGTTAAAGCACAAATACCAGGAAATAAAagttaattaaattaaattaagactgaaggaaaatcctctacctgaaattaaaaatttcctCACTCTTCTAGTTGTTCATGATGAAGAACTTTTGAGAACTTTTATGGTAATCTTAGTGTCTGCCAGAATCTTTCAAAATCAATCACTGTTTCCAGAACTTTTAAATTATAtctctttatttaaaatatttcatcacTGGTCAGGAATTTCATTCCTAGAATTTTCATTTAGGAATTTCAAAAAACCAAAAGTCTAAACATGTAGACCTCAGAAAGTAATCACCAGTAAAGTACCTATTATAGTGCTTACCCATGTGGTATGAAGCCAGGCAAGAGGTCTGTGTAAATCAGCTCCTAAAGCTTTTCCCCAGCCTGTATTGAGGTGGCCCCATTAATAAGAGGAGCAGGGATGGGAAAGCCAGCATGGTTCTACTTGCGACTTCACGCTGGAGCCTTCTATTCTTGTTCCTGCTTTATTCTCTCTCCAGTACTTTCTCCCATCATCCCAGAAATAGTCTCTTTAATTGGGGATAGCCAATTCCTAGAATTGGTTGTATTAACCAAAAAGGGAAGACAAGTAAGAGTTACATTGACAGATATTTTCCTGggtaatttattttttacaaataaattttgCTTCATAGACTATCTACATTGCATTCTTCCTACTGTTCTCTAGTATAGTGTCTGGCCTCTgaacactctcttctctcctgttaAGCAAGCCTGTACCATCTCACTTATGCTTCTCTTATAATTTTTATCCAGTAAAATAGATTTATAGTTAGTAAATTCCATGGTTTTCTTTTTATGGTGGTTTC
Encoded proteins:
- the Ppp2r1b gene encoding serine/threonine-protein phosphatase 2A 65 kDa regulatory subunit A beta isoform isoform X8; the protein is MVRRAAASKLGEFAKVLELDSVKTEIVPLFTNLASDEQDSVRLLAVEACVSIAQLLSQDDLEALVMPTLRQAAEDKSWRVRYMVADKFSELQKAVGPKITLNDLIPAFQNLLKDCEAEVRAAAAHKVKELCENLPIEGRETIIMNQVLPYIKELVSDTNQHVKSALASVIMGLSTILGKENTIEHLLPLFLAQLKDECPEVRLNIISNLDCVNEVIGIRQLSQSLLPAIVELAEDAKWRVRLAIIEYMPLLAGQLGVEFFDEKLNSLCMAWLVDHVYAIREAATNNLMKLVQKFGTEWAQNTIVPKVLVMANDPNYLHRMTTLFCINALSEACGQEITTKQMLPIVLKMAGDQVANVRFNVAKSLQKIGPILDTNALQGEVKPVLQKLGQDEDMDVKYFAQEAISVVAQRLRKLDFPVKDSEEPSVPGADKNHFLRPRVLGEDTGKAQRDRAAWVASEEAVEAAQCGVQMQQRSVPAQGFRSCSLGPMLSSDTMYCL